The DNA sequence TGCACAGTATTAGGTGGATTTTTTagtatttacatttttttctcctcAGTGTTgcattaaaaatgattaaagataCAAATGGAGGGGATGAGGAGCTCAACAATCACTCGAATATGGTGCATATAAAGAGTTAGTCCAAGAAATTGGTCCCGATCCATCCCCATGTTCTTTGGTAAAATCAAAGGGGGCAGCCGCCTTAATATTGAACTGTGCTCAATGGAACTATGAAGAGTATTGATGATGTGCAGATGGAAGTTATGGAACTAGATTGGATGTCtcttttggatttaaaaatggTGGAAAGGGAAGTAGAAATTCTTAACTAGATAGGTTTCTAGGCATGGGCATGACCAATATGAGCAGAAAAAGGAAACAGAGagagctttttctttttctttttttctttttggaggagagggagagagggtttTGGTGTGTAGGATCACTTCACTATTGTAATATAATCATCATCGCttatgacaaaaaaattattaagaacACCGTACTGGCAATAAATATGAAGAAAGTCTGATCACATTACATCCAATGTCccatgatatatttatagtcATTAGCATTAATGCTGAAACATCTTTAtaatgcatacatacatatatatatatatatatatatttatataatcagATCACCGATCTATCGCCTTTGGAAATTAAGGACCATGATACCAAAGCCAAAGATGCATGCAAAGAGCACAGCAAACCCAAAAACGCCAACTGCTGCCACTGCAAGGAAATCATGTTTGTATCCAAAATAAGTTCTTGCAAAAGCTTTCACTGTTACACCTGAGTCAAGCATGTCCTCTACATCTCCATACTGGGAAGCAACCAATCCATACATGGTCCAAGCTGGTGGACTTGCCCAATAGTACCATCTCCACCATATAGGTATCCGCTGTTGTTTACCAAGtaaaagcaaaggaaaaagaaaaccaccAAGTTTGTTATTATTAGACGCATGTATCACTTTAGAATATGCACATAAAAAGTTGCTAATACTTACTGGTCGCGGTACAAAGAATCCTGAAAAGAGGTTCCATAGTGCATGAAATGCGATGGAAACTACGGCAGCGATCTGGTGGTTTGGTGTCAATGCTACACTCATCATGCCATAATAGGTGTAGAACATTAATGTaaagtacatgaaaaatatgtacCAAAAGAATTTGGCGGCAGTCCATTCAAATCCAATCATTGAATAGACTATGACAACGTATACCGCAGCTTGTACAAAACCATATGGAAGCTCAATCACAGCCTGTGGAAAAAATACTCAAATGGTATTAAATATCAACGTGAAAATTAAGTCTCTTTCATTATCAGTACCGATAAAGTGCATAAACTTTGTCTCCGTGTTTACCTGTGCAAATGCATATGACGAGGCTGAATACATTCCGGCAGCTCTTTCTCTGTAAAAGACTGTTCGTTCAACATCCACAACCGGCTGAACAGATGAAGAATTTTGGAGGCCAAGGAAGGCAATGGCAGCAAACATAGAACCCAACGCATTAAAGAGATCTTGTTCCCTCCCACTGCATTTGGAAGTTACAAGATAAATTATAACGCAACAATCAACCACAGGAGTTCAAATTACCCTCCGTCGATATTAACTTACGTTTTAGAGCCAATGTCCCAGCACATTGTCCCAAAGGTCACGGCTATGGCAACTGTAAAGAGCATTCTTGCAGCAGTGTATGGTGGGTTCCGCCAGTAGGACCAGTGTTGTTTCCATAAGCATGCCTTGATTTGTGTGAAAAACGACTGAGAGTATTGACTTGGGAAATAGATGTCCTTGGAACCAGGAGCGGGCTTGCTCAATTGTTCAATAAGTGCCTTGTTTCTCCTAATACATTTGCACAAGTGACAAATATCTTATACACATGGTCAAGAAGGTTTATTTATACTATGATATTGTAAAGTAATAAAACATTAAACCCACCTGTACAACTCTGAGTTCTTGTATACTGTAGCGAAATCAACACCCAAAGCTATTTCCTCTGTTGAAGCTGTAATTTCCAACATCCATGTTGCAGGGTTGTAACCATCTTTAATACCTTTAATTCCTTCGACGCTCTAGATGAAATATACATTCACACACAATACACGTATTAGAGAGTCTACAAGACATCTagatttatgtttgttttatatCTTTGATTTCCAATGCATCGCACCTCAAAATACTTGATAAGGTGGCAAGAATGGAGACCCAATGGCCCCACATATATCTCCTGTCCTCCACGTTTCATTAGGAACAGCTGCAACCCCGTGATTTAGTGTGTATCTTACTCAAATTTTGAAGAGAATCTACAAAAATGCTTAAAAGTCTAGGTTTTTAACATTGCTTACCTCatcaaaagcttcaaaaatGTCAATGCTTGGTTGATGGATGGTGCAAACTACTGTTCTTCCCGTGTTTACTGTGTTTCTAATTGTCCTCATGACAATGGCTGCAGCTCTTGCATCTAGACCTGAAGTTGGCTCGTCCATGAATATTATGGAGGGGTTTGCAACAAGCTCGACTGCAATGGTGAGCCTTTTCCGCTGCTCTGTTGACAGACCGTTAACTCCAGGCAATCCAACTAATGCGTGCCTCAAAGGGTTCAGCTCCACTAGCTCCATGACTTCTTCAGTGTACATCTGCAGCCacatattagaatttgaaatacAGTTCACTGGCACTTCTATAATTTTCATTCTCCTTAAGTCGTTTCAAGGATCTTTctaagagaggaagagaggttgGGTATTAGGGAGCTTCAAAGGTTCAGAAGCCTCTTTATAAATGAAGTTGGCTTCGGCTTTCTACATGGATCTTCTCTTTGAATAACCAAGTCTAGGAAATCTCCTCATCCAATTTTAGTTTTTGCTGCTAGGCTagatttgagttttttgagATTCGTCTCATCTCTTTTGCAAGAGGTCATGAATGTCACGAGATAATTCGATTGAGAGGGTAATATGAATTTTGTATGATGCTTGGTCTTATCAATGATTGATGGTAAACGATGTGGAGAATGTGAGGGAACCTTCTTCTAAACGATAGGATGGCTTGAACTCTTCTGGATGGAACTTTGCTAAGCTTTGAGATATAGTGGGGGAATATCTCTCTAGACAACTTTGTTTCTTCTAAGATATCAAGGAAAACTAATCTATCCCAAAGTTGAGCGACTCCATCAGGAGCATAAGGGAGTTCAAGCCAGACACATCTCCATCAAGTTAAATATGAACTTGCAATTGCATTAGAAATTGTAGgagaagaaacaagaaaaagacGGGAACACATTTGTCTTTAAGCTACCTACCTTCCTGGTTTCAGAATCGATGTCAGGGGATAAACGTAGCCATGCTGAGAAGAGCAAGGACTCATAGACAGTAACATAAGGAGAGTGGATGTCATTTTGCTCACAGTATCCAGAAACTCGAGCAAATGTTTCTTGCCTCTTCGGGTACCCTGAAATTGTGATGTTCCCCTCGATATATCCACCTGTTTTCCTACCAGCCAGCACGTCCATCAGAGTTGTTTTACCGGCACCACTAACACCCATCAGAGCTGTGAGAACACCTGGCCTAAAAGCACCACTCAAACCCTTCAGAAGCACCAATCTATCCTCAAGGACATCCTGATCCTTCATTTCCTGCATGTTCAATTGAGAGGATCGATTCTCCAGGTTCTAGACAATCCCATTTTAACGAAGCAAATAGCTTttgattccaaaaaaaaaaaaaattacatgagtTACCTGCGGCATGTCAACAGCATATGTAATTTCATCAAAGGTGATTGAATATGGCTCAAATGAAAGAACCATTCCCCTTTTCCTGTTACTGCTGGCCCTCAAAATTTCTTCTGTCCTTACAGCAGAGGACCCAGTAGATGTACTTCCCCTAACTTCTTCTCCACTCCCTGCATGTTGATCAAACTTACTTGGAGTTTGAATGGTACGTTATGAAATATGAGTGATCTAACGTACATATACACGTGACATGTCACCTATATTGATACCATGATTTGAGTTCTTCCTTCTTTGCGCTAATGGTATGCCTTCGCCTTTATGCTCTCCTTGTTCATCGCTTTCTGGTTGTTctaattttacattttgtggCTTCTCGCCAGCTGCACAAAGTCATcctacattaatatatttattattccaGACTTGAGAAGGATTAAAAGCTAGAATAGGAGATCGACACTCACAGTTGAGAAAAGTGAGAGCTAGAATGACACCGATGTTGAAAAGGAATATGAATCCAGTCAGCGCCCCAACGCCTATCCAGTACCAATACGCATGTGGGAAGAACCCTCGGGACTTCAATATCTCAACTCCAAGTGTCTCATTTGAGTTATTTCGAACCTAATTCATTGATGAAGTATAAGAAGATATTAGCAGCTTGCTCTTAAGAGTAATTAGAAAGCTTTTCAGGGTTGAAACTTATAGTTCAGGAAATCACCTGGCTCCAACTCCTCCCCAGAAACTCATTCACCACTATCGCATTTTGCCCATACACCATTGGGGAAAGCCAATAACCCCATAtccaccatttttttatatcctcTGCAAAAGTAAGGAGAGTAGAAAGCAGCATTTTTTCACTAAAAGAGAACCAAAATCCAGTCATAATAATTCTATTCTCCAGATTTAtttgtgtacttttttttttttgttaatttcacACATTAGATTGCTCAATTTTAgtcttttcaattcatttcatttcatctcatttaattattataatttttttaaatttttacaaaataatataaacaattcaattttttaaaattttaaaataaaaataatattataaaatattttttaataatattttttgtaatttataacttttattttaattcattttatctgtaaaaataatcaaaagatatataaactcaaaaataaCCTCTTGACAGGACAACGCCACCCAATGCGAAGAGCAAGAGCAATGCATATGACCCGAACGTATTAGCAACAATCATGTTCCTCGCCATTGCCGCAATAAATCGGAACAGTGCAGAAGACGTCTGGGCTAGAACAACTAGCAGAAGGTATTGCTTAAACAACCTGCGCGCAGTTGTGCGTTTCCAAGTGTCatttgaaacaaaagaaaaaggaaagacgaTAAATATCACGACACGATCccctttttgtaattttcttttttgtttttttttcagaaatccAAAATTGCAAAGAAGGTTGTACCTcaatcattattaaaataaaaaaaatttataaccatATTGgaaactattaataaaatcgttttttaaatttttgtttcttatatAAAAGTTCAGTACGTGATGTATAAGTCTAttgaaaaaagatatattttattatttattttatatcgaATAGAGTATACATagaatcaaaatttaaaattaaaatatttattctaataaaaaaatataaattttattatttattttatatcttaataaaatataatattattttcaagatAAATATAGATCTTTCCAATCTAGTGACAATATAAAactatctaaattttaaaaaaaaatagttaaaaaaaatctttattatatttttcattcaatgaCTTAAAAGCCGTTTTCGTGCAATATCCCAAGCATCCCATTCGATAACCATCAACAAAagccatttttttgttttttaattattagattttctTTAATGAAAGTGACTTTAATACCTTGCAACATTTGGGTCAAATCCAATGACATAATAGGTCATGAAGACCCAAACTCCAACTTCCACGAATGTTACAGGAATTTTGAGGATCCATAATGGAAGAGCGTACGCCCAAGAAGGGTAGAAGAGGAGGTCCCTTTGCTTGTAGAAAACAGGAATCTTAGCAATGGTCAAAGAAATCTCTGCCAATCCATTAAACAAATTCATAGTCACAGCGAAGAACAAAGCACCCAAGAAAATTCCTCCATCCTCTACTGAACGACGATGCATCCTGGTCCGTAGGAAAACTGTCATTGCTACAACTGCCACTAATGAAAGCTAAAAAGCAGAGACAATagtatcaattaataatataaaaaaatatcacatcaaagacaataaaaaagagaactaaaaataagagaaatagaCCAACTTGAGTGAGCTTGAACAAGTAGACAAATGAATTCCTCTTCATAAGCAAGTATTCTCTTGAGAAGCATGCTTTCAAAAGCTCCTTCTTGCTGAGACCATATTTCCTGGTTGTCAAAGCAGCTCTATGGTTTTTTGTCTTGTCGTATGGAGTTGCAAGTTCGTCTCCTAGTCTCCTTCCCACATGGAATGATTGGAATGCCTCTGCAAATTCTCTGACCGTTAAAAACCTGTAAGGTTCATCTCTGCGTGCCCAGTACTGCTCTTGATCTTTCCTTGAGGTCACCTGTATCCAATCCGTTATAGACATGAGACTCCACATTAAAACATCAACTTTAGATTGTCAAAAAAACTCCACATATGGAGAACACAGAAAAACGCCTACGCTTACTTCTTGAAGGAAGTCAGCCACTCCTTTCCTTTCGGGACACTTAAAGCCCATgtattcaaaaaattcaagaacGTGTTCACGAGGCCCCTGGTACACGATTTGCCCGTCGGAGAGGAGAATAATGTCGTCAAAAAGATCATAAGTTTCAGGTGCTGGCTGGAGGAGGGAGATGACTGCCGTTCCATCAAGAATGTGAACGTATCGCTTGATCGAATTCacaatttgaaaagttgtagaACTATCCAAACCAGTTGAAATCTCATCCATCAATAGTGCCTTTGCTGGTCCGACCAGCATCTCCCCTGGATTTCATTTTTGAAGATTCTTATACGCCTGAGACAgataaatacaacaaaatactattttttacgCTTTTTAGTTGGTTTACCTGTCGTAACACGCTTCTTTTGTCCGCCTGAAATACCCCTCAGCATCTCATCCCCAACCATGGTATCCGCACACACTTCCAATCCCAAAACCTATACATTCAAGAGTGAAGCAAGGTAAAGATCTAGACTGAAGAATATTAACTGGATGttcctaaaaatcattttaattcgCAAGTGCAGAACTAAATGGCAAATTGCCGATATGACCTTTAATATATAATCTGTCACCACGCTTGTGTCCTGACCTTCAGTTGCCTCGGCCTGAAGATTCAGATCGTCAATAATCAGATGAAAACATTGTCTATCAACGTAAGATCCA is a window from the Juglans regia cultivar Chandler chromosome 7, Walnut 2.0, whole genome shotgun sequence genome containing:
- the LOC108996321 gene encoding pleiotropic drug resistance protein 1-like, encoding MESGTEVFKARSLRASNSPIWRNNAVEVFSRSSRDEEDEEALKWAALEKLPTYDRLRKGILTTSRGEASEIDIHNLGQQERKKLIERLLKIEDDNEKFLLKLRGRLDRVGIQLPTIEVRFENLNVEAEAYVGSRALPSFFNFHVNIVEGFLTYLRILSNRKKRFTILKDVSGIIRPSRMTLLLGPPSSGKTTLLLALAGKLDTDLKFSGRVTYNGHGMKEFVPQRTAAYISQHDVHIGEMTVRETLAFSARCQGVGSRYEMLAELSRREKEANIMPEPDIDVYMKAEATEGQDTSVVTDYILKVLGLEVCADTMVGDEMLRGISGGQKKRVTTGEMLVGPAKALLMDEISTGLDSSTTFQIVNSIKRYVHILDGTAVISLLQPAPETYDLFDDIILLSDGQIVYQGPREHVLEFFEYMGFKCPERKGVADFLQEVTSRKDQEQYWARRDEPYRFLTVREFAEAFQSFHVGRRLGDELATPYDKTKNHRAALTTRKYGLSKKELLKACFSREYLLMKRNSFVYLFKLTQLSLVAVVAMTVFLRTRMHRRSVEDGGIFLGALFFAVTMNLFNGLAEISLTIAKIPVFYKQRDLLFYPSWAYALPLWILKIPVTFVEVGVWVFMTYYVIGFDPNVARLFKQYLLLVVLAQTSSALFRFIAAMARNMIVANTFGSYALLLLFALGGVVLSREDIKKWWIWGYWLSPMVYGQNAIVVNEFLGRSWSQVRNNSNETLGVEILKSRGFFPHAYWYWIGVGALTGFIFLFNIGVILALTFLNSGEKPQNVKLEQPESDEQGEHKGEGIPLAQRRKNSNHGINIGSGEEVRGSTSTGSSAVRTEEILRASSNRKRGMVLSFEPYSITFDEITYAVDMPQEMKDQDVLEDRLVLLKGLSGAFRPGVLTALMGVSGAGKTTLMDVLAGRKTGGYIEGNITISGYPKRQETFARVSGYCEQNDIHSPYVTVYESLLFSAWLRLSPDIDSETRKMYTEEVMELVELNPLRHALVGLPGVNGLSTEQRKRLTIAVELVANPSIIFMDEPTSGLDARAAAIVMRTIRNTVNTGRTVVCTIHQPSIDIFEAFDELFLMKRGGQEIYVGPLGLHSCHLIKYFESVEGIKGIKDGYNPATWMLEITASTEEIALGVDFATVYKNSELYRRNKALIEQLSKPAPGSKDIYFPSQYSQSFFTQIKACLWKQHWSYWRNPPYTAARMLFTVAIAVTFGTMCWDIGSKTGREQDLFNALGSMFAAIAFLGLQNSSSVQPVVDVERTVFYRERAAGMYSASSYAFAQAVIELPYGFVQAAVYVVIVYSMIGFEWTAAKFFWYIFFMYFTLMFYTYYGMMSVALTPNHQIAAVVSIAFHALWNLFSGFFVPRPRIPIWWRWYYWASPPAWTMYGLVASQYGDVEDMLDSGVTVKAFARTYFGYKHDFLAVAAVGVFGFAVLFACIFGFGIMVLNFQRR